ttctgcaaatttgctaatggtacttttaatgccttcatataagtcattaatgtatatcgtaaatagctggggtcccagcaccgaaccttgcggtaccccactggtctctgcctgccattccgaaaggggcccgtttatccccactctttgctttctgtctgtcaaccaattttctatccatgtcagtaccctacccccaataccatgtgctctaattttgcccactaatctcctatgtgggaccttgtcgaaggctttctgaaagtcgaggtacaccacatccactgactctcccctgtcaattttcctagttacatcctcaaaaaattccagtagatttgtcaagcatgatttccccttcgtatggctgatcattctcaatcagtatcccgttcctgccttctccccataccccctgactccactatccttaagagctctatctagctctctcttgaatgcattcggagaattggcctccactgccttctgaggcagagaaggcaGTGAGGAAGAGGGGAGTTAATCTGTGTAACTCACTGCGTGGAGGGCTGTAGAGGCCagcggatatttttgaggcagagagagacaaattcCCTATTGGAACGGTGTCAattgttatggggtgaaggcaggaatatGGGATTAGACCATGAATGagcggcggtgtagacttgatcagccgaatggcccaattccacTCCTGTCAACTTTCCCCTTTTATCCCTACTAGCAGAATCAATAACCAGGGGACATATGCTTaatgtgtgaggggaaagatttactacgAATATTTTTCACACAGCATATGGTGGGGGTATGGGAcagactgccagaggaggtggttgagtcaGGTATAACAACATATACAATACACAAgctgctgtggacccgttgggtcaaaacatctcctgcatttgtgtagcatcgtcccctctcccgctcccccctccccccccaactcacccactccgaCCCCCTTaacatcaacgggccccaactgcgcaggcgcggacccgagcttcccattgtgacatcggacggaggtattactgcgcaggggcGGCTGACGCGCAGGGAGGGTGGAaaaggcatttattaaagtttaaaaagtgatatttaagtttaaaaagtgaataacttttaaaatataacaaacatttgaaccagacggcaatggtgagtaagatgtgCCTTATTGTTGTGCGATCGGGTACTGTTTTGGCTCAATTTCGGGTacaaatatgtatatatacaagatgagaggtttagtaatatatagatttggACCGCGATATGGATTAGAAAGGTTTAGAATGACTgggaccaaaagcgggcaggtggaaccagAGTAGGTGAGTCAccttgggcaagttggactgctattgagggcgtgcagcgtaggtttactaggttaattcccggaatggagggactgtcatatgttgaaagactggagcgactaggcttgtatacactggaatttagatggatgagaggagatcttatcaaaacgtataagattattaaggggttggacacgttagaggcaggaaacatgttcccaatgttggggagtccagaacaaggggccacagtttaagaataagggggaggccatttagaactgagatgaggaaaacgtttttcagtcagagagttgtgaatctgtggaattctctgcctcagaaggcagtggaggccaattctctgaatgcattcaagagagagctagatagagctcttaaggatagcagagtcagggggtatggggagaaggcaggaacggggtactgattgagaatgatcagccatgatcacattgaatggtggtgctggctcaaagggccgaatggcctcctgcacctattgtctattgacttgtttCCACACAGTCACCTATGTGACTCTACGATTTGCTGGTGTCTCCTTCTTCTGGTGACATGGTTCTAGTCTGATCTCGGTGCTGTCCGTGTTATtcatgcattctccctgtgacagcgaggGATTCAAATCACATCCCAAAGTCAGATGGGTTAGATGACCAGATGGCAACTGCATGTTATGCTCGTGAAAGTGGGCGGTGGGCGAATGAGTGGGAATGAACGGGCAGGCGAAATGGAATAAGCATTAAGACAAGCTTTTGAATTGCCACGGTAATTAAACACACGGATTAAACCCAAGTGAATGGGACTATCGTAGATGTCTACAAAgggcagcatggacatggtgggccaaatagATTATTATTGTGCTCCATGCCACAAGGGTGATTTACCAACTACCCCCTCCCATATCGTTAGGAAACACAATAGAGTAATATTACATATTGATCGTCACCTTccctttcacaggaacagtcacacgacCTTCAGTCACAGATGACATCCCATTTTGCTgacctgcaccagattctcactgagaaagagcggcGCGTGCTGGCGGATATCCGGGAAGAAGAGGAGAAGATTCGACACCCAATGGAGAAAagtcttcaagagattcaagcgAATTTAAATTCCATCCAAAAGGAACTCTCAACGTTGCAGAAACAGATGGATCAAAAAGACAACGggatatttctgaaggtgaggggttaccctGCTGTTAGGCGAAGTGAAACTGCACAGTCACAAcatggtgggtgacatttctgaaattAATGCATCATTCACCCGTAATTCAGAGCTGGGTCAATGTTCCGTCTGTTCCAGCGCCGTGCCGCTGTTCTTCCCAAATGAAAGGACCTCCTGATTAAACTGTGTGATCTCAACACGGCCTGCAAACTCCTTGAGAAAGAGTCGCTGTGACCTTGTCACTGAGTTAGTGAACGTGTAATATTTCCCCGAAAAGAAGGAAAATCTGCAGGGATCATAAGAccaaggggaaagtcttttgtaTGGTCAGCATTAGAGGAAAAGGAGTTTGTGGCGTTAGAGCATCCCCGTGAAGGCAGTCTAATGATTTTAGTCTGGGATACACATTGGAATCTGACCTCCTCAACAGCACTTAATTGGACCTGTCCTATCCCTAGTTATCCTTCTGCTCTTAAAGGGGAATGTTCTCCGCCGGTTATTCTTTTGCTGGTAATACACTCGTAGAATCTTGTCGAGGAGGTTGTCACAATTATCCGACCTACATCATGAGCACCTTGCAGAGATTTCATGACGTTAACCATGAAATGATGTTACAGTAATGGAGGCAACACAAAAGTGAATCATCGGGATCATTGCAGGATGAGGGGCTGGTCTCATCAGCTGTCCTTATCGAGGTTGGATCGATATTCCTTGCAGTTTAAAAGGATGAACAGTCGTTTTACCATTGTCTCCAAGGTCCACGActggacagagggcagtgaatctctggaattctctaaccCAGAGACATTTGGGGATTTAAACTGTTGGCAGTATTTGAACCAGGAGGAgagactttttttgttgttgaaactTCCAGGAAATGAacatgaggggaatgggggaaaagggggagttCTGTCCTGGGCAAGATTAGCCATGGCCACATTGTGGGGGTTAGcattgaaatctagaatgtgGCACACACATCATCGTTTGTCATCTGTCATCCATGAATTGGATCTGAAGGGAATGGGGCACACAGGGGGAAAACTCTTGTGCTTATCCAGCTTCCCCTTCAATGTATCTCCAGTAATGGCTTCAGCCACTTTTGTGCGATTGAGTTCCACGTTCCCTTTGCTGCATTACTAATGGGATTTATTAAAGGCCATCCCATATTTCATCTTTGAATTTTGTTCTCCCTAAAAGTAGGAATACTATTATTCGccccacccatttaaatccacagATAATCTTAAATCATTCcaccccttcattccctgccaTCTTCTTCAGATAACACCCCACCATCTTCGCATTCTTCCCCGTAACATGCCCCCTCTCAATTATGGCATAATTTTCATGTGCTTTCCGTGTGTTCTTTGTCCCTACAGAAATACTGTATCCACTTTATGTGTGCCTGCCGCAATAAGAGTTGGTAAATACGAATCTTGTGTCAATTTGCTTGCCATTTCGGTTGTTGGGATGCAGATATTCTGGCCCAGTTATTCagatttgtgttttgtttctttcAGGAGGCAGCTGGTCGGAAAAGGAGGTAGGATACACTCTTGATTAAAACGGTGATGTTTTCGTAGAACAGCTCCGAAATTGTTGAAGGTCAGATtctaaccagctgttaaatatttgcagggttCGTGATGAGGTTAATACATTGTCAGTGACAGACAgggccttgccgattgaaaagaTTCATAACCACTTTGTGTTGAACACGTTGTGGAGAGAAACCTGTGTCATTCAACGAGGTAAAACATGTTCAGTTTCCATTCTTCTTATTGTTTACACCACAAATGTAAGCATTACGCAGTAATTGTACCCGCCTCcgcctctggcatctcgttctatCTCTCGACCATTCACCGTCTGAAAACATTGACCTTCACTGCCTTTCCCAATTTTACCATCTCACCTTAAATTGATGCCCTcaatctttagacttcagaaaaTTCCGTCTTTCATTCTTCAGCCCATTACACCCGCTAATTAAGATCACTCTTCATCTCAGATAACCTTCTTCCCTGTCCATGACGCCATCAATGTTAATGTCCTCCACAAAACTACTAACCATGCCACCCACATACTCATACAAAGCGCCCATATAAATAACGACCAACAATGGACAGAGCATCAAGGTCTGTGGCACACCTTTTGAGAGACTCCAGTGTGCATCCCTCCACCAACCCGCTGTCTTCTGACttcaggccacggctctgctccATTGTGTAACTCGCCCTGTATTCGCTCAGATCCAAACATCCAGCCCGCGTACCACGCAGAGGGTTGAAGTTGTTTCTCCAGCATAGCAGTAAATATCTGGAATTGTGTGACCTGATTAATGGCGACAGGCCAGATTTTTGGATATATGTGAAGGGAAAATAGTTGGATATTGGGAAGATCATTAAACTGAGGGTTATGGTGAAGTCACACTGAAGAGGAATTGGAgccagcttagatcagccatgatcacattgaacagaGGATGTGCCTGAGGGGCGGCGCCTACTCCCGTATCTACTTTCGTTCTGTCTTATTTTTTTCCTACTTAAACAAAGATAAGCTCTGCGCAGAGGGAATGCAGCAACGATAGACAATACTTGTTTCTGTAATGATATGTGTTGTGCGGGCCTGTGTTGAGTAGACTTGGCCTGTGTACTCGAGAGTTCAGTTGTATTTGGGGAGATCTGACTGTTCAGTGGGCTGGGTGTAGGGAGGATTTCTCCCATGTCTGAGGGGTCTGAAGCCAGCAGCCaccctctcagaatgtgggctggaccatttaggacagagataaggagtcATTGCCGCACGCAAAGTCTGGGGAACCTTAGGAATTCCCTGCACTGGTGGCTGAGAAGACTCAGTCTTTCAGTACTCTTGGAGCCAGAGtgccatggttgtacattacagggtcaggcccttcagcccatcgtgcccATCTCCATCTTTTGTCCCGGCCAAACAAATCCCATTTGCTCGCATTAGAACCGTGTTATTTTACACCTTGATGGCTAAATTGCAATGCCTCTGAAATGTCGTGATgacatctgattccaccacctacttcatgacaataaagtatcggtGATCTAGCCTATAttctgctgcagactttgacagaCTTCCTTGCTGTCCACAACAATACCCGTTCTCCACAAACTTAGTAATCACACCTTCTACCTCTAACCACCAAACCAATTACGGGTCCATTTTACCAACTCGTCTTGGATCCCACCTgacttcgctttctggaccagccttacatgcggaacattgtcaagtccctcagtgaagttcatatattggttcacaacgAGACCAGAGTGTTCTTGGTTGCACAGACGCATTAAATCCACCCTCCAATAAATAAAGCAAGTAACCAGTAGCAGATTGCCTCGCCCGTCCAGTCCACTCTCGTTCAGTGTGATCACCGCAACTCCACCCCAcatctctacctcctctttaaccacCTCTAATTACCCCTCACACCAGTCTCCTCATCTTCCGATCTGCCTCTCCCTCGCCATCTACTGGCAAGATATTTGACTGCCCGCCTTATTTCTCCATCCCCACCCGCAATTTCTCGTTCATTCTCACTTTCCGCATTTGTTTTCCCCGTCCGCATGCACCACTCCCTCCCATTCCCGATAACCCGCGGGATTTTCCCTCTACAACCCGGTTAAAAACGCCGGtaaagatgtctgttgtccacccgatatggttgtgggtgaaaccccgggcagggtttcagttgtccgcccgcctgtgcctgaggccgagcggcctctcccccggtctcggggccgcgctgcccgagtctccccccgacccccggggactctctgattctctgcttctccccccagtctccgtcaccctggatgtggaaacagcgcatgcgcagctcgaggtgtctgaggatcggaagagggtgagatggacccggacctggaggagtctccctgacaccgggaagaggtttacagactggccgtgtgtgctgggatcggagggattcacatcggggagacattactgggaggtggaggtggcggggagtgagggctggagtctgggagtcgccgcagagtctgtggagaggaagggagagatcacactgaccccggagactggattCTGGAGCATCAGTTGGTGGGAGGACCAGTTTGATGCAGAGAccgaccctccatcccctctccccgcccgtcccatccccgggagggtgggggtttatctcagttacgagtccgggacagtttcattttacgacgcggacaccacgtcccatctccacaccttcactgggaataaattcacggagaaactttatcctttcttctggcctTGCGATggccagtggctgagaatctgctccggttccgctccgggtgtgtaaaagggtcgggtcccgggaccggcgtcaggagcggggctcaggggctgtggggcagaaacccggtggacaacaggtcggcgctgaacggctcccatttaatccccaaattccgcgtcgtaaaaaaaccccagtgagcgcggaaataaaaccagggggaatgtaaatgtgggaagagagaaataaacagcaagtggaatcagagctgtcgatctgTTCATTTCAACACGTTAACCACGTCACTTCTtggtcccgccactagatggcagcaacgtcacgcggtgcgaccacagaccagctgtaactttgagtaTTAACTTTGACAACAGctggaatctgatttaataagtgacaTTTCTCACCTGCTACCATACCTGCGACCAAaaccacatgcatggcttaaaatgtggaataaaagcagaaattgcccgcaaaactcagcaggtcagggagcatctgcaaggtgaaacagaccttacatttcaatagacaataggtgcaggagtaggccattcggcccctcgagccagcaccgccattcaatgtgatcacggctgatcattctcaatcagtaccccgttcctgcctctagcgtgtccagtcccttaatactcttacatgtttcaataagatcccctctcatccttctaaattgcagcgtacacaagcccagtcgctccagtctttcaacagacgacagtcccaccattccgggaattaattcgGGCAGTCAGTCAAGGAgtaacaagtttagtttagtttcgagatacagcgcggaagcaggctctttggcccacctagtccgcaccgaccagcgatccccgcacattaacacgaccctacacacgcactcgggacaatttacaattttaccgaggctaattaacctgcaaacctgtcgtctttggaatgtgggaggaaacatgagcacccgcagaaaacccacgcgggtcacggagagtcaagtcaagtttatttgtcacacatatacaagatgtgcagtgaaatgaaagtggcaacgcctgcggattgtgctaaactacaaaacacaatagaaaaaaaaaatttaacataaaaaataaattaaaacagtaaattaaattagtccctggtgatatgagagttaacagtcctgatggcctgtgggaagaaactccgtctcatcctctctgttttcacagcgtgacagcggaggcgtttgcctgaccgtagcagctggaacagtccgttgctggggtggtaggggtcccccataatgttgctggctctggatctgcacctcctgatgtataggtcctgcaggggagcgagtgtagttcccatagtgcgttcagccgaacgcactactctccgcagagccttcctgtcctgggcagagctgttcccgggttcgatcctgaccaccggtgctgtctgttcggagtttgtacgtgcttccTGTGACCCTGTGAACCTCTTTCCCACTCTCCGAGCTTCCCCCAAACCTACTCTCCCTCTCACAGACCCCCTTCCgaaactgcccccccccctcccatctcagtGACTCCCTCTCTCATTGACCCCCTTCCCCGACccccctcagaaggcaatggaggccagttctctgaatgcattcaagagagagctagatggagctcttaaggatagcggagtcagggggtacggggagaaggcgggaacggggtactgattgagaatgatcagccatgaccacattgaatggcggtgctggctcgaagggccgaatggcctactcctgcacctattgtctattgtcctcaacCTTCAGCACAGCTCTGAGATGTAACGGTTTCAGCAGGAAAAGCAAAACCTGTGGTATCTTCCTCCCTTACTCGATTGTGGTTTACCTTAGTCCCAAAACGAACAGGAAACCGAGACGCAAACTAGGTCAGTCACATGGGCAGgaaacaactgcaggtgctgcgttAAATCGgagaataggcacaaaatgctggagtgactcagcgggccaggcagcatctctggagagaaggagaagactctgatgaagggtctcgacccgcaaatgtcacccattccttctgtccagacagagatgctgcctgtcttgctgagttactccagcatttggtgtctatcttaggtcaGCCGCCTTGCCTTGCAAAGCTGTTTGCTGCTTGCTGAGGGGGTGATGGGACTGGGTAGAGGGGGCTTCTCTCCGTGTCTACCAGGGAGTGTGTAACAGGTCAGTGCAGAGGGAACTTCATTCTTCATCTAACCCTTgccctgtgtttaaaaaaaatatcatccAAAATGCTTTATTTCAATTATACACAAATACAGAGTAGTAACAAAATCAAGACTGCCATTTGGCACtttacaatcaagctgtttggttcagtttggagatacagcgcggaaacaagcccttcggcccaccgagtccgcaccgaccagcgatccccgcacattaacactatcctgcacacactggggacaatttacgtttccactaagccaattaacctacatacaatagacagtagacaataggtgcaggaatagaccattcggcccttcgagccagcatcgccatttaatgtgatcatggctgaccattcataatcagtaccccgttcctgccctatccccataccccctgactccgctatcattaagagctctatctaactctctcttgaatgcattcagagaattggcctccactgccttctggggcagagaattccacagatttacaactctctgagtgaaaacttttttcctcatctccgctataaatggcctcctgcacctattttctatgtttccatatgtCAATAgagtattaattaattcattcattcattcattaatgtgTTGCTGTTGTGAAATCAGGAAAACCAATCTAACTTGAGGAAGAAGTAGTCAGGGGAGAAATTCCCACTGATGATGAAAGTCGCTGTAAATAGTGACGGTCTTACTTTCTAAAGACCTTTTGTCACAAGCTCTGCATTTCTCTTTAATCTGCCACATCtttgtcatagattcatagagtcgtggagtggtacagcatggaaacagacccttcggcccatcttgcccacaccggcctttTTCCCATTTGTTCCCACTCGACTCTCCCCACCCTTTACCCCTGTCCTGACATTCCTCACCACTGCTTCTGTCTCACTCGGCTCATTCAGACCACCCCAGTCCCCCACTTCTCCTATTCATTTATGTGACCCTCTCACTCTCTAAGCCTCTCGCTTGCAActcattactctctctctctccctctcgcttgcaactcattactctctctctctctctctctctctctctctctctctctctctctctctctctctctctctctctctctctcgcaactcattactctctctctctctctctctctctctctctctctctctctctctctctctctctctctctctctctctctctctacctctctctctctacctctctccctctacctctctctctctacctctctctctctacctctctctctctacctctctctctcgacctctctctctctacctctctctctctctctctctctacctctctctctacctctctctctctacctctctctctctacctctctcgctctacctctctctctctacctctctctctacctctctctctctacctctctacctctctctctgcctctctacctctctctctacctctctctctacctctctctctacctctctctctacctctctctacacCTCTCTC
The DNA window shown above is from Rhinoraja longicauda isolate Sanriku21f unplaced genomic scaffold, sRhiLon1.1 Scf000455, whole genome shotgun sequence and carries:
- the LOC144590995 gene encoding zinc-binding protein A33-like, producing MAAKDQVESWTEEAVCSICLDFFTDPVILECGHNFCRPCITQSWDREERNSCPECREQFADRTLKVNRALVRLAEKARALSLNRTEKESKLHCEKHQEELKLFCETDKKLICVICRDAMEHKTHSFLPIEEAVGIYKNQVKSSFESLTKKKSEMQQMEQQQQEKISGVLEQSHDLQSQMTSHFADLHQILTEKERRVLADIREEEEKIRHPMEKSLQEIQANLNSIQKELSTLQKQMDQKDNGIFLKEAAGRKRRVRDEVNTLSVTDRALPIEKIHNHFVLNTLWRETCVIQRVSVTLDVETAHAQLEVSEDRKRVRWTRTWRSLPDTGKRFTDWPCVLGSEGFTSGRHYWEVEVAGSEGWSLGVAAESVERKGEITLTPETGFWSISWWEDQFDAETDPPSPLPARPIPGRVGVYLSYESGTVSFYDADTTSHLHTFTGNKFTEKLYPFFWPCDGQWLRICSGSAPGV